One segment of Micromonospora parathelypteridis DNA contains the following:
- a CDS encoding molybdopterin-dependent oxidoreductase produces the protein MSTTSRRYAALAGVTAAAIAIGIAEPVAVLTGPRSAPLVAVGGVVVDAVPESLKQLAIDIFGTADKIALLVVTGLLLGGFAALFGVLAVRRLALGLAGIAAFGAIGVAAALTRPGADAADALPSLVGASLGALVLWLFIGGPLELDPWPWSPPTPIAPVSPAGPSAGSSAEPSGGSSAESSAGPSALSPAEPALVAGASGESSGADPESRRRFLTGSGVLLGTALVGGLGGRWLAGRRGVSAARDAIRLPAPVAPAPAVPAGADLSMAQVAPYVSSNFGFYRIDTALVVPQVDPDTWRLRIHGRVGTERTYSYADLLARPLVERYVTLACVSNEVGGDLIGNARWLGVPLRELLDEVEPDADADQVVGRSVDGWTCGTPTAALRDGRDALLAVGMNGEPLPVEHGFPVRMVVPGLYGYVSACKWVTELELTRFADFDAYWVPRGWSAQGPIKTQSRIDTPRRRNRLTTGPVTVAGVAWAQHRGIRQVEVRVDGGEWQQAALAPTVSVDTWVQWSWRWDATPGEHRLQVRATDATGEIQTERTQGVVPDGATGWHSVTVTVR, from the coding sequence ATGAGCACCACGTCGCGGCGGTACGCCGCGCTGGCCGGAGTGACCGCCGCCGCCATCGCGATCGGGATCGCCGAACCGGTGGCAGTGTTGACGGGTCCCCGGTCGGCGCCCCTGGTCGCGGTCGGCGGGGTGGTCGTCGACGCCGTCCCCGAGTCGCTGAAGCAACTCGCCATCGACATCTTCGGCACCGCCGACAAGATCGCACTGCTGGTCGTCACGGGCCTGTTGCTCGGAGGGTTCGCCGCCCTGTTCGGTGTGCTGGCGGTCCGCCGTCTGGCACTCGGCCTGGCCGGCATCGCCGCGTTCGGTGCCATCGGCGTGGCCGCCGCGCTGACCCGCCCCGGTGCGGACGCCGCCGACGCGCTGCCGTCACTGGTCGGCGCCAGCCTCGGTGCCCTGGTGCTCTGGCTGTTCATTGGCGGCCCGTTGGAGCTGGACCCCTGGCCCTGGTCACCACCCACCCCGATCGCGCCGGTGTCGCCGGCCGGCCCGTCGGCCGGGTCTTCGGCCGAGCCCTCGGGTGGGTCTTCGGCCGAATCGTCGGCTGGGCCGTCGGCTCTGAGCCCGGCTGAGCCTGCGCTGGTGGCAGGGGCGAGTGGGGAGTCGTCGGGCGCCGACCCGGAGTCGAGGCGACGGTTCCTCACCGGCAGCGGGGTACTGCTCGGCACGGCCCTGGTGGGCGGTCTCGGTGGGCGTTGGCTTGCCGGTCGGCGCGGGGTGTCCGCCGCCCGGGATGCGATCCGGCTGCCCGCGCCGGTCGCCCCCGCACCGGCCGTGCCGGCCGGCGCGGACCTCTCGATGGCACAGGTTGCGCCCTACGTCAGCTCGAACTTCGGGTTCTACCGGATCGACACCGCGCTCGTGGTGCCCCAGGTGGACCCGGACACCTGGCGACTGCGAATCCACGGGCGGGTCGGCACCGAACGCACCTACAGCTACGCGGACCTGCTGGCCCGGCCGCTCGTCGAGCGGTACGTCACGCTGGCCTGCGTCTCCAACGAGGTGGGCGGGGACCTGATCGGCAACGCCCGCTGGCTCGGCGTACCCCTGCGGGAGTTGCTGGACGAAGTCGAGCCGGACGCGGACGCCGACCAGGTCGTCGGCCGGTCGGTCGACGGCTGGACCTGCGGCACCCCCACCGCCGCTCTGCGTGACGGGCGGGACGCGCTGTTGGCGGTCGGCATGAACGGCGAGCCACTGCCGGTCGAGCACGGCTTCCCGGTCCGGATGGTGGTGCCCGGCCTCTACGGTTACGTGTCGGCCTGCAAGTGGGTGACCGAGCTGGAGCTGACCCGGTTCGCCGACTTCGACGCGTACTGGGTGCCGCGCGGCTGGTCCGCCCAAGGGCCGATCAAGACACAATCACGGATCGACACGCCCCGGCGACGCAACCGGCTGACCACCGGGCCGGTGACCGTCGCTGGGGTGGCCTGGGCGCAACACCGGGGCATCCGCCAGGTCGAGGTACGCGTCGACGGCGGAGAGTGGCAACAGGCAGCGCTGGCACCGACCGTGTCGGTGGACACCTGGGTCCAGTGGTCGTGGCGCTGGGACGCCACGCCGGGCGAACACCGGCTGCAGGTCCGGGCCACGGACGCGACCGGCGAGATCCAGACCGAGCGTACGCAGGGTGTGGTCCCAGACGGCGCCACCGGCTGGCACTCGGTCACCGTCACCGTCCGCTGA
- the groL gene encoding chaperonin GroEL (60 kDa chaperone family; promotes refolding of misfolded polypeptides especially under stressful conditions; forms two stacked rings of heptamers to form a barrel-shaped 14mer; ends can be capped by GroES; misfolded proteins enter the barrel where they are refolded when GroES binds), which produces MAKILSFSDDARHLLEHGVNALADAVKVTLGPRGRNVVLDKKFGAPTITNDGVTIAKEIELTNPYENLGAQLVKEVATKTNDVAGDGTTTATVLAQAMVREGLRNVTAGTNPAGLKRGIDAAATKVSEALLGRAAEVTSKESIANVATISAQDATIGDLIAEAMERVGRDGVITVEEGSMLTTELDVTEGLQFDKGFISPNFVTDLEGQESVLEDAYILVTTQKISAIEELLPLLEKVLQNSKPLLIIAEDVDGQALSTLVVNSLRKTLKVCAVKAPGFGDRRKALLQDIAISTGAELVAPELGYKLDQVGLEVLGTARRIVVDKENTTIVDGGGQKADVADRVSQIRKEIEASDSDWDREKLAERLAKLSGGIAVIKAGAATEVEMKERKHRIEDAIAATKAAVEEGTVPGGGAALVQILSVLDDDLGFTGDEKVGVSVVRKSLVEPLRWIAQNAGHDGYVVTQKVADLKWGNGLDAAKGEYVDLVKAGIIDPVKVTRNAVTNAASIAGLLLTTESLVVEKPEQAEPAAGGGHGHGHGHQHGPGF; this is translated from the coding sequence ATGGCGAAGATCCTGAGCTTCTCGGACGACGCCCGACACCTGCTGGAGCACGGTGTCAACGCCCTCGCGGACGCGGTCAAGGTCACTCTCGGCCCGCGCGGGCGCAACGTCGTCCTGGACAAGAAATTCGGTGCGCCGACGATCACCAACGATGGTGTGACCATCGCCAAGGAGATCGAGCTCACCAACCCGTACGAGAACCTTGGCGCGCAGCTGGTCAAGGAGGTGGCGACCAAGACCAACGACGTCGCCGGCGACGGGACCACCACCGCGACCGTGCTGGCCCAGGCGATGGTTCGCGAGGGTCTGCGCAACGTGACCGCCGGGACCAACCCGGCCGGCCTCAAGCGGGGCATCGACGCGGCGGCCACCAAGGTCTCCGAGGCGCTGCTCGGCCGTGCCGCCGAGGTCACCAGCAAGGAGTCGATCGCGAACGTGGCGACGATCTCCGCGCAGGACGCCACCATCGGCGATCTGATCGCCGAGGCGATGGAGCGGGTCGGCCGCGACGGTGTCATCACCGTCGAGGAAGGCTCGATGCTCACCACCGAACTGGACGTGACCGAGGGTCTCCAGTTCGACAAGGGCTTCATCTCGCCGAACTTCGTCACCGACCTGGAGGGTCAGGAGTCCGTCCTTGAGGACGCGTACATCCTGGTCACCACCCAGAAGATCTCGGCGATCGAGGAGCTGCTCCCGCTGCTGGAGAAGGTCCTGCAGAACAGCAAGCCCCTGCTGATCATCGCCGAGGACGTGGACGGCCAGGCGCTCTCCACCCTGGTGGTCAACTCGCTGCGCAAGACCCTCAAGGTCTGCGCGGTCAAGGCCCCGGGCTTCGGTGACCGGCGCAAGGCTCTGCTCCAGGACATCGCGATCTCCACGGGCGCCGAGCTGGTCGCCCCGGAGCTGGGCTACAAGCTCGACCAGGTCGGCCTCGAGGTGCTCGGCACCGCTCGGCGCATCGTGGTCGACAAGGAGAACACCACGATCGTCGACGGCGGTGGCCAGAAGGCCGACGTCGCCGACCGGGTGTCTCAGATCCGCAAGGAGATCGAGGCCTCCGACTCCGACTGGGACCGGGAGAAGCTGGCCGAGCGGCTGGCGAAGCTCTCCGGTGGCATCGCCGTGATCAAGGCTGGCGCGGCGACCGAGGTCGAGATGAAGGAGCGCAAGCACCGCATCGAGGACGCCATCGCGGCGACCAAGGCTGCGGTCGAGGAGGGCACTGTGCCCGGCGGCGGCGCCGCCCTGGTGCAGATCCTCTCGGTGCTCGACGACGACCTGGGCTTCACCGGTGACGAGAAGGTCGGCGTCTCGGTCGTGCGCAAGTCGCTCGTCGAGCCGCTGCGCTGGATCGCGCAGAACGCCGGTCACGACGGCTACGTCGTGACGCAGAAGGTCGCCGACCTGAAGTGGGGCAACGGCCTCGACGCTGCCAAGGGCGAGTACGTCGACCTGGTCAAGGCCGGCATCATCGACCCGGTGAAGGTGACCCGCAACGCGGTCACCAACGCCGCCTCGATCGCCGGTCTGCTGCTCACCACGGAGAGCCTCGTGGTGGAGAAGCCGGAGCAGGCCGAGCCGGCCGCCGGCGGCGGGCACGGCCACGGCCACGGCCACCAGCACGGCCCGGGTTTCTGA
- the groES gene encoding co-chaperone GroES — MPVTTATKVAIKPLEDRIVVQANEAETTTASGIVIPDTAKEKPQEGTVLAVGPGRIDDNGNRVPVDVQVGDTVLYSKYGGTEVKYAGEEYLVLSARDVLAVIEK; from the coding sequence ATGCCCGTGACTACCGCGACCAAGGTTGCGATCAAGCCGCTCGAGGACCGCATCGTGGTCCAGGCGAACGAGGCTGAGACCACCACGGCGTCGGGCATCGTGATCCCCGACACCGCCAAGGAGAAGCCGCAGGAGGGCACTGTCCTCGCTGTGGGCCCGGGGCGCATCGACGACAACGGCAACCGGGTTCCGGTTGACGTTCAGGTCGGCGACACCGTCCTCTACTCGAAGTACGGCGGCACCGAGGTCAAGTACGCCGGCGAGGAGTACCTGGTGCTCTCCGCCCGCGACGTCCTCGCGGTCATCGAGAAGTAA
- a CDS encoding THUMP-like domain-containing protein: MDLDQLAALRTPEGSAALTAAAGLAGGDPLAAASALRAAGVPPTLAAAALTQAELRHRAVGKFGPAADGMFLTRPGLEQATRRVVADRRAARLHAAGVRTLADLGCGLGADALAAARAGIRVYGVEADPVTAAMAAANAAAAGLADLFTVECGDATAFDVSRVDGVFCDPARRSTGTGRRIFDPRAYSPPWDFVTGLAERVPRTVVKVAPGLDHALIPTGAEAEWVGVDGDLVEAALWCGELAEAPRRATLYRQQGAEAHRHQLTGSGADEAPVGPPRRFLYDPDPAVVRAHLVAELAVELDATLGDPSIAYLYADHPTRTPYARCLEITDVLPFSLKRLRALLRDRRVGRVEILKRGSALTPEQLRRDLRLAGDAAASLVLTRIAGAPTVLIGRPVD; this comes from the coding sequence GTGGATCTCGACCAGTTGGCGGCGCTGCGTACCCCCGAGGGGTCGGCCGCGCTCACGGCGGCGGCCGGGCTGGCCGGCGGTGATCCGCTGGCCGCGGCGTCGGCGCTGCGCGCTGCCGGGGTGCCGCCGACGCTGGCCGCGGCGGCGCTCACCCAGGCCGAGCTCCGTCACCGGGCGGTCGGCAAGTTCGGCCCGGCCGCCGATGGGATGTTCCTCACCCGCCCTGGCCTGGAGCAGGCCACCCGCCGGGTGGTCGCCGACCGTCGGGCCGCCCGGCTGCACGCGGCTGGCGTCCGCACCCTGGCCGACCTCGGGTGCGGCCTCGGCGCGGACGCGCTGGCCGCCGCCCGCGCCGGCATCCGGGTGTACGGGGTGGAGGCCGACCCGGTGACCGCCGCGATGGCCGCCGCCAACGCAGCGGCGGCCGGGCTGGCCGACCTGTTCACGGTCGAGTGCGGCGATGCCACCGCGTTCGACGTCTCCCGCGTCGACGGGGTCTTCTGCGACCCGGCCCGCCGCTCCACCGGCACCGGACGGCGGATCTTCGACCCGCGCGCCTACTCGCCGCCGTGGGATTTCGTCACCGGGCTGGCCGAGCGGGTTCCGCGCACCGTGGTGAAGGTGGCGCCGGGCCTGGACCATGCGCTCATTCCGACCGGCGCGGAGGCGGAGTGGGTCGGCGTGGACGGCGACCTGGTCGAGGCCGCGCTCTGGTGCGGCGAGTTGGCCGAGGCGCCCCGCCGGGCCACGCTCTACCGCCAGCAGGGCGCCGAGGCGCACCGCCACCAGCTCACCGGCTCGGGCGCAGACGAGGCGCCGGTCGGGCCGCCCCGCCGCTTCCTGTACGACCCGGACCCGGCGGTGGTACGCGCACACCTCGTCGCCGAACTGGCCGTCGAACTGGACGCCACCCTCGGCGACCCGAGCATCGCCTACCTCTACGCCGACCACCCGACCCGCACCCCGTACGCGCGCTGCCTGGAGATCACCGACGTGCTGCCGTTCTCGCTGAAGCGTCTGCGGGCGCTGCTGCGGGACCGCCGGGTGGGCCGGGTGGAGATCCTCAAGCGCGGTTCGGCGCTCACCCCGGAGCAGCTCCGGCGGGACCTGCGGCTGGCCGGCGACGCCGCGGCGAGCCTGGTGCTCACCCGGATCGCGGGCGCACCGACCGTACTGATCGGCAGGCCGGTCGACTAG
- the ybaK gene encoding Cys-tRNA(Pro) deacylase, whose translation MAGQGTPATALVVKRGVAHRTHPYRVAPDAPNYGALVAVALGVAPERVFKSLVTEVDGALTVAVVPVTGELDLKALAAAVGGKRAALADRAVAERATGYVRGGISPLGQRRRLPTVLDESALSLPTIYVSAGRRGLQLELAAADLVALTDARTAPLQTR comes from the coding sequence GTGGCGGGACAGGGCACTCCGGCGACGGCACTGGTGGTCAAGCGTGGCGTCGCGCATCGCACCCATCCGTACCGGGTGGCGCCGGACGCCCCGAACTACGGTGCGTTGGTGGCGGTGGCGCTCGGCGTGGCGCCAGAGCGCGTGTTCAAGTCGCTGGTGACCGAGGTCGACGGCGCGCTCACGGTGGCGGTCGTCCCGGTCACCGGCGAGCTGGATCTGAAGGCGCTCGCGGCGGCGGTCGGTGGCAAGCGGGCGGCGCTGGCCGACCGGGCGGTCGCCGAGCGGGCAACCGGCTACGTACGCGGGGGGATCAGCCCGCTGGGGCAGCGCAGGCGACTGCCCACCGTGCTGGACGAATCCGCGCTGAGTCTCCCGACGATCTACGTCTCGGCTGGTCGGCGAGGCCTGCAACTTGAACTGGCCGCAGCGGATCTGGTGGCGCTGACCGACGCCCGCACCGCGCCGTTGCAGACCCGCTGA
- a CDS encoding sugar ABC transporter substrate-binding protein, whose product MRKGILTIAAVGLLATGGLTACGDDSGDDKAGSAKTPKIGVILPDSKSSVRWETADRRFLEEAFKAAGVQYDIQNAQNDKTAFQTIADQMITSGVTALMIVNLDSGTGKAVLDKAKSQGVATIDYDRLTLGGSAQYYVSFDNESVGKLQGEGLTKCLTEKGAKNPVVAYLNGSPTDNNATLFKAGYDSVLKPKFDAKEYVKGPEDAVPAWDNAQAATIFEQQLTKANGKIDGVLAANDGLGNAAISILKKNKLNGKVPVTGQDASVEGLQNILVGDQCMTVYKAVREEAKAASDLAIALAKGEKKDTGQTVKDPEGGRDVPSVLLTPKAIYKDTVKDVIADGYVTKEQVCAGTYAKLCAEAGIS is encoded by the coding sequence ATGCGTAAGGGGATCCTCACCATCGCCGCCGTGGGCCTGCTCGCGACCGGCGGCTTGACCGCCTGCGGCGACGACTCCGGCGACGACAAGGCCGGCTCGGCCAAGACTCCCAAGATCGGCGTGATCCTCCCGGACAGCAAGTCCTCCGTCCGCTGGGAGACCGCGGACCGTCGATTCCTGGAGGAGGCGTTCAAGGCCGCCGGCGTCCAGTACGACATTCAGAACGCGCAGAACGACAAGACCGCCTTCCAGACCATCGCCGACCAGATGATCACCAGCGGCGTCACCGCCCTGATGATCGTCAACCTGGACTCCGGCACCGGCAAGGCCGTGCTGGACAAGGCCAAGTCGCAGGGCGTCGCCACCATCGACTACGACCGGCTCACCCTCGGCGGCTCCGCCCAGTACTACGTCAGCTTCGACAACGAGAGCGTCGGCAAGCTCCAGGGCGAAGGTCTGACGAAGTGCCTGACCGAGAAGGGCGCCAAGAACCCGGTCGTGGCGTACCTCAACGGCTCCCCCACCGACAACAACGCCACCCTGTTCAAGGCTGGCTACGACTCGGTGCTCAAGCCGAAGTTCGACGCCAAGGAATACGTCAAGGGCCCCGAGGACGCGGTGCCGGCGTGGGACAACGCGCAGGCCGCGACGATCTTCGAGCAGCAGCTCACCAAGGCCAACGGCAAGATCGACGGCGTGCTGGCCGCCAACGACGGTCTCGGCAACGCGGCCATCTCGATCCTCAAGAAGAACAAGCTCAACGGCAAGGTGCCGGTGACCGGGCAGGACGCCAGCGTCGAGGGCCTGCAGAACATCCTCGTCGGTGACCAGTGCATGACCGTCTACAAGGCCGTCCGGGAAGAGGCCAAGGCCGCTTCCGACCTGGCCATCGCGCTCGCCAAGGGCGAGAAGAAGGACACCGGCCAGACGGTCAAGGACCCGGAGGGTGGCCGCGACGTCCCCTCGGTGCTGCTCACCCCGAAGGCCATCTACAAGGACACCGTCAAGGACGTCATCGCCGACGGCTACGTGACCAAGGAGCAGGTCTGCGCCGGGACGTACGCCAAGCTCTGCGCCGAAGCCGGCATCAGCTGA
- a CDS encoding ATP-binding cassette domain-containing protein produces MSATPLLELRGIDKSFGPVQVLRDVALTVHPGEVTALVGDNGAGKSTLVKCISGIHPTDAGEILFNGEPVHVGSPRDASALGIEVVYQDLALCDNLDIVQNMFLGREKRSGIVLDEPTMEQLAAETLAGLSIRTVTSLRQHVSSLSGGQRQTVAIAKAVLWNSRLVILDEPTAALGVAQTAQVLELVRRLADNGLAVVLISHNMNDVFAVSDRIAALYLGQMVAQVKTTDITHAQVVELITAGRSGGLGLATDPGSNGDGSLPADSISGGLR; encoded by the coding sequence GTGTCCGCGACCCCCCTGCTGGAACTCCGCGGGATCGACAAGAGCTTCGGTCCCGTCCAGGTGCTCCGCGACGTCGCCCTCACCGTCCACCCGGGTGAAGTGACCGCACTGGTCGGCGACAACGGCGCCGGCAAGTCGACCCTGGTGAAGTGCATCAGCGGCATCCACCCCACCGACGCCGGCGAGATCCTGTTCAACGGTGAACCGGTGCACGTCGGCAGCCCCCGCGACGCCTCCGCGCTGGGCATCGAGGTCGTCTACCAGGACCTCGCGCTCTGCGACAACCTGGACATCGTGCAGAACATGTTCCTCGGCCGGGAGAAGCGCAGCGGCATCGTCCTGGACGAGCCGACCATGGAACAGCTGGCCGCCGAGACCCTGGCAGGGCTCTCCATCCGCACCGTCACCTCACTGCGTCAACACGTGTCCAGCCTCTCCGGCGGCCAGCGTCAGACCGTGGCCATCGCCAAGGCGGTGCTGTGGAACAGCAGGCTCGTCATCCTGGACGAGCCGACCGCGGCGCTCGGCGTGGCACAGACCGCCCAGGTGCTCGAACTGGTCCGCCGCCTCGCCGACAACGGCCTGGCCGTGGTGCTCATCTCGCACAACATGAACGACGTCTTCGCCGTCTCCGACCGGATCGCCGCGCTGTACCTCGGTCAGATGGTCGCCCAGGTGAAGACCACCGACATCACCCATGCCCAGGTGGTCGAGCTGATCACCGCCGGGCGTTCGGGCGGGCTCGGCCTCGCCACCGACCCGGGCAGCAACGGCGACGGCTCGCTGCCGGCCGACTCGATCTCAGGAGGCCTCCGATGA
- a CDS encoding sugar ABC transporter permease: MTTTAVRNDGPAAVTPAPTVGGHVRNYLSRVRGGDVGALPAVLGLIVLCTVFAVMRPSSFLSAGNFANLFTQGAAVTLIAMGLVFVLLLGEIDLSAGFASGVCAAVLANVVTVLGHPWWVAVLAAVATGLVIGTSLGLLVAKIGIPSFVVTLAGFLAFQGIVLMLVKDGTNISVRDETLVAIANRNLAPTLGWALAALAVIGYGAVQLLRHRNRVARGLITDPIAVLALRIGGLAVILGTAVYVLNLERSRNVLVVSLKGVPIVVPVIAVLLIIWTFVLQRTSYGRHIYAVGGNREAARRAGIGVDRIRISVFVICSAMAAIGGIVAASRANSVDPNTGGSNVLLYAVGAAVIGGTSLFGGKGRVLDAVLGGAVVAVIENGMGLMGYSAGVKYVVTGVVLLLAASVDALSRRRAAATGTR, encoded by the coding sequence ATGACCACCACCGCCGTGCGCAACGACGGCCCGGCGGCCGTCACACCGGCGCCGACCGTCGGGGGCCATGTCCGCAACTACCTGAGCCGGGTACGCGGTGGCGACGTCGGCGCACTACCAGCCGTACTCGGCCTGATCGTGCTCTGCACGGTCTTCGCGGTCATGCGGCCGTCGTCGTTCCTGTCGGCCGGCAACTTCGCCAACCTCTTCACCCAGGGCGCGGCGGTCACGCTGATCGCGATGGGCCTGGTCTTCGTGCTGCTGCTCGGCGAGATCGACCTCTCCGCCGGCTTCGCCAGCGGGGTCTGCGCGGCGGTGCTGGCCAATGTGGTCACCGTGCTCGGCCACCCGTGGTGGGTCGCCGTGCTCGCCGCGGTCGCCACCGGTCTGGTCATCGGCACCAGTCTCGGCCTGCTGGTCGCGAAGATCGGCATTCCGTCCTTCGTGGTCACCCTCGCCGGCTTCCTCGCCTTCCAGGGCATCGTGCTGATGCTCGTGAAGGATGGCACCAACATCTCCGTCCGCGACGAAACGCTGGTCGCCATCGCCAACCGCAACCTCGCCCCCACCCTGGGCTGGGCGCTGGCCGCCCTCGCGGTCATCGGCTACGGCGCGGTACAACTGCTGCGCCACCGCAACCGGGTGGCCCGCGGCCTGATCACCGACCCGATCGCGGTGCTGGCGCTCCGGATCGGCGGGCTCGCCGTCATCCTCGGGACGGCGGTGTACGTCCTCAACCTGGAGCGCAGCCGCAACGTACTGGTCGTCTCCCTCAAGGGTGTGCCGATCGTGGTGCCGGTCATCGCGGTGCTGCTGATCATCTGGACCTTCGTGCTCCAGCGCACCAGCTACGGCCGGCACATCTACGCCGTCGGCGGCAACCGGGAAGCGGCCCGCCGGGCCGGCATCGGGGTCGACCGGATCCGCATCTCGGTGTTCGTGATCTGCTCGGCCATGGCCGCCATCGGTGGCATCGTGGCGGCCAGTCGGGCCAACTCGGTCGACCCGAACACGGGTGGCAGTAACGTACTGCTCTACGCGGTCGGCGCGGCAGTGATCGGCGGCACCAGCCTCTTCGGCGGCAAGGGCCGCGTCCTCGACGCCGTGCTCGGCGGCGCGGTGGTCGCGGTAATCGAAAATGGAATGGGCCTGATGGGATACAGCGCGGGAGTCAAGTACGTGGTCACCGGCGTCGTGCTGCTGCTCGCCGCCAGCGTCGACGCGCTCTCCCGCCGCCGCGCGGCAGCCACCGGCACCCGCTGA
- a CDS encoding ROK family protein encodes MRPGPSQDEVRRQNLGALLRHVHVHGATTRAELTTTLGLNRSTIGALTADLSAVGLVSEGAPKETGRAGRPSLVVRPESARVYAYAYSVEVDRLRAARIGLGGAVLDRRDLDRPRGLLAAEAAPLLAGAVKEMQQVVPTDAICVGAGVAVCGMVRRDDGLVRLGPTTGWVDEPIGAALGAELGIDVPVTVGNVADVAAFAEHTRGVAAGCDNVLYLYGDVGVGAGIIAGGRRLTGHGGYGGEVGHMKVVLDGKPCECGSRGCWETEIGEHGLLRAAGRSGARGRDALLAVFDAADRGDARAQAAVRQAGDWLGFGVANLVNVFNPEMVIFGGTMRDLYLAAAAQIRSRLNSNALGACLEHVRLRTPKLGEDAPLIGAAELAFERLLADPLDVG; translated from the coding sequence ATGCGCCCAGGACCGAGCCAGGACGAGGTCCGACGGCAGAACCTCGGGGCCCTGCTGAGGCACGTGCACGTCCACGGGGCGACCACACGCGCCGAACTGACCACCACGCTGGGCCTCAACCGCAGCACCATCGGCGCGCTCACCGCCGACCTGTCCGCGGTGGGGCTGGTCAGCGAAGGCGCGCCGAAGGAGACCGGCCGGGCCGGCCGACCGTCACTGGTCGTCCGGCCCGAGTCGGCCCGGGTCTACGCGTACGCGTACTCAGTGGAGGTGGACCGGCTGCGCGCGGCCCGGATCGGGTTGGGTGGGGCGGTCCTGGACCGCCGGGACCTGGACCGACCGCGTGGCCTGCTGGCCGCGGAGGCCGCCCCGCTCCTGGCCGGTGCGGTGAAGGAGATGCAGCAGGTCGTGCCCACCGACGCGATCTGCGTCGGCGCCGGCGTGGCGGTCTGTGGCATGGTCCGCCGCGACGACGGCCTGGTGCGGCTCGGCCCGACCACCGGCTGGGTGGACGAGCCGATCGGCGCCGCACTCGGTGCCGAGCTGGGCATCGACGTGCCGGTCACCGTGGGCAACGTGGCGGACGTGGCGGCGTTCGCCGAACACACCCGGGGGGTGGCGGCCGGCTGCGACAACGTCCTCTACCTGTACGGCGACGTCGGCGTGGGGGCCGGCATCATCGCCGGCGGACGCCGGCTCACCGGGCATGGTGGGTACGGCGGCGAGGTCGGCCACATGAAGGTGGTCCTCGACGGTAAACCCTGCGAGTGCGGCTCCCGGGGCTGCTGGGAGACCGAGATCGGCGAGCACGGTCTGCTGCGCGCCGCCGGCCGCTCCGGCGCCCGAGGTCGTGACGCTCTGCTGGCCGTCTTCGACGCCGCCGACCGGGGTGACGCCCGAGCCCAGGCGGCCGTCCGCCAGGCCGGTGACTGGCTCGGCTTCGGGGTGGCCAACCTGGTGAACGTCTTCAACCCGGAGATGGTCATCTTCGGCGGGACCATGCGTGACCTCTACCTCGCGGCGGCGGCCCAGATCCGCAGCCGGCTCAACTCCAACGCGCTCGGCGCCTGTCTGGAGCACGTCCGACTGCGTACGCCGAAGCTGGGCGAGGACGCGCCTCTGATCGGGGCCGCCGAGCTGGCTTTCGAACGGCTCCTCGCCGACCCCCTCGACGTGGGCTGA
- a CDS encoding DUF1707 SHOCT-like domain-containing protein, with protein MDVELRASDDDRNRVVAELHRHTAAGRLTLDEFSDRAGAVWTARTLGDLAALTRDLPVLPDPAKDGDDSVGHGRRELLMLFAAAALTLLLLGVFLAVTR; from the coding sequence GTGGATGTCGAGCTGCGCGCTTCCGACGACGACCGCAACCGGGTGGTCGCCGAGCTGCACCGGCACACTGCGGCGGGTCGGCTGACCCTCGACGAGTTCTCCGATCGGGCCGGTGCGGTGTGGACAGCACGCACCCTCGGCGACCTGGCCGCGCTGACCCGCGACCTGCCGGTGCTGCCCGACCCGGCCAAAGACGGTGACGATTCCGTCGGGCATGGGCGTCGGGAGTTGCTGATGCTCTTCGCCGCTGCCGCGCTCACCCTGCTGCTGCTGGGCGTCTTCCTCGCCGTCACCCGCTGA